One genomic region from Glycine max cultivar Williams 82 unplaced genomic scaffold, Glycine_max_v4.0 scaffold_331, whole genome shotgun sequence encodes:
- the LOC106794216 gene encoding LOW QUALITY PROTEIN: pentatricopeptide repeat-containing protein At4g04790, mitochondrial (The sequence of the model RefSeq protein was modified relative to this genomic sequence to represent the inferred CDS: inserted 2 bases in 1 codon) produces MRAPTVRNLCTLSNLLLSEVLTCKRNTIVVPSTKPSPESELDLARDTSQGDSIEESEDTKELSDIWCSKEDKRSASEEIDDDDEKRQRAVDIPWIPGLSHGKLWVKRKEVARERKQKWIFKCTSDDRFDRLIKMCADKLGAGKTVYVFGHLGRETGVKEYNALIKMCIKKARATDDEFIGVREMSKAFHLFKSMRDLGYPLEEKTYGPLLRYLVDXQLFTDIIKAENPSSASQLGYYEMLLWLRVGDEEMIQDICEYITVETSEDTSALRESYLMALWESDRKMQILDVVKNIDITELSSEKSIADIFQSLGRFQLESVADDLLLDLRARDHDADNISNFIVSYAVSIPNLVVEDIILKVKNLHELLEVLPSTSSYEKLILHCCGLEKVGVALDIVEKMCEAGFTLSTEVLQYILQICEESYEYVLVHQIYSIICHYHLELNGEICRCLVHFFVRMKDFEGAFRMIADLEDMNFKPTTNVYNAIMAGYFREKNISGVLRVLKKMRGANVKPDSQTFSYLIRNCEKEEDIMKVA; encoded by the exons ATGCGCGCCCCCACTGTAAGAAACCTATGCACCCTCAGCAACCTCTTACTCTCGGAGGTGTTAACCTGCAAACGCAACACCATCGTTGTCCCCTCCACAAAACCTTCTCCTGAATCAGAACTCGACCTTGCTCGTGACACTTCGCAAG GGGATTCGATTGAAGAAAGTGAGGATACTAAAGAGCTTTCTGATATATGGTGCT CTAAAGAAGACAAGAGGTCTGCTTCAGAGGAAATTGATGATGATGACGAGAAAAGGCAAAGAGCTGTAGATATACCGTGGATACCGGGCCTGTCTCATGGTAAATTGTGGGTGAAACGGAAGGAGGTAGCGCGTGAGAGGAAACAAAAGTGGATTTTTAAATGCACGAGTGATGACCGTTTTGACAGGTTAATTAAAATGTGTGCAGATAAACTAGGAGCGGGAAAGACCGTTTATGTGTTTGGTCACTTGGGTCGAGAAACGGGTGTGAAAGAGTACAATGCATTGATAAAAATGTGCATAAAGAAGGCAAGGGCAACTGACGATGAATTCATTGGTGTAAGAGAAATGAGTAAGGCTTTTCACCTTTTCAAATCAATGAGGGATCTTGGGTATCCACTAGAAGAGAAAACATATGGTCCACTTCTTCGGTATTTAGTTGA ACAACTTTTCACTGATATTATCAAAGCTGAGAACCCTAGTTCAGCTTCACAATTGGGTTACTACGAAATGTTGCTGTGGTTAAGAGTTGGCGATGAAGAAATGATCCAGGATATTTGTGAATATATTACAGTCGAAACTAGTGAAGACACATCTGCTTTACGAG aaaGTTACTTGATGGCTCTTTGGGAAAGTGATAGGAAAATGCAGATTTTGGATGTGGTGAAGAATATAGACATCACAGAGCTTTCATCTGAAAAATCTATTGCTGATATATTCCAATCATTAGGCAGGTTCCAGCTGGAATCTGTTGCGGACGATTTACTTTTGGATTTGAGAGCACGTG ATCATGATGCAGATAATATTTCAAACTTCATTGTTAGTTATGCTGTTAGCATTCCAAATTTAGTG GTAGAAGATATCATCCTAAAAGTCAAGAATTTGCATGAATTATTGGAAGTGTTGCCTTCAACCTCATCATATGAAAAACTCATTTTGCATTGCTGTGGATTAGAGAAG GTGGGCGTAGCTCTTGATattgttgaaaaaatgtgtgaaGCTGGATTTACCTTGTCAACTGAGGTGTTACAGTACATATTACAAATCTGTGAGGAATCTTATGAATATGTTCTG GTCCATCAAATCTATTCCATAATATGTCACTATCATTTGGAGTTGAATGGTGAAATATGCAGGTGTTTGGTACACTTTTTCGTGAGGATGAAAGAc TTTGAAGGTGCATTCAGGATGATTGCTGACTTAGAGGATATGAATTTCAAGCCTACAACAAACGTGTACAATGCTATAATGGCAGGATATTTTCGAGAG AAGAACATCAGTGGAGTGTTGAGGGTCCTTAAGAAAATGCGAGGTGCCAATGTAAAACCTGATTCTCAGACTTTCTCCTATTTGATTCGGAATTGTGAAAAGGAAGAGGATATAATGAAGGTAGCTTAA